The following proteins are co-located in the Sphingomonas panacis genome:
- the aat gene encoding leucyl/phenylalanyl-tRNA--protein transferase, translated as MRAPRSDAPAGTLQLDPQLVLGAYSVGVFPMADSRDADSVYWVEPRQRAILPLDGFHLSHSLKKTVASDRYRVTADTAFPQMIGLCAQSVANRPDTWINGQIESVFCELHAMGFAHSVEVWDGPTLVGGLYGLALGRAFFGESMVSRARDASKVAIAWLVARLRFGGFTLLDCQFMTEHLASLGALEVPRAAYLALLASALDGSVGVAGALSPSAGADFFALDRASPESLPIATVSGPPAGKVIAQLLGQTS; from the coding sequence ATGAGAGCGCCGCGCAGCGACGCGCCGGCCGGCACGCTTCAACTCGATCCGCAACTCGTGCTCGGCGCCTATTCGGTCGGCGTGTTCCCGATGGCCGATTCGCGCGATGCCGATAGCGTCTATTGGGTCGAACCACGCCAGCGCGCGATCCTGCCGCTCGACGGTTTCCATCTCTCGCATTCGCTTAAGAAGACGGTCGCGAGCGACCGCTACCGAGTCACCGCCGACACCGCCTTCCCGCAGATGATCGGCTTGTGCGCGCAAAGCGTGGCCAACCGGCCCGACACCTGGATCAACGGCCAGATCGAGAGCGTGTTCTGCGAACTCCACGCGATGGGCTTCGCGCATTCGGTCGAAGTGTGGGACGGGCCGACATTGGTCGGCGGCCTCTATGGCCTCGCTCTCGGCCGCGCGTTTTTCGGCGAAAGCATGGTCAGCCGCGCACGCGATGCCTCGAAGGTGGCGATCGCATGGCTGGTGGCACGGTTGCGCTTCGGCGGGTTCACGCTGCTCGACTGCCAGTTCATGACCGAACACCTCGCCTCGCTCGGCGCGCTCGAAGTGCCGCGCGCGGCTTACCTCGCGTTGCTGGCGTCCGCGTTGGACGGCTCGGTCGGCGTCGCCGGCGCACTGTCGCCCTCGGCGGGCGCCGATTTCTTCGCGCTCGACCGCGCCTCGCCGGAGTCGTTGCCGATCGCGACCGTATCGGGGCCGCCCGCCGGGAAAGTCATCGCGCAGCTCTTGGGCCAGACGTCGTAG
- a CDS encoding ParA family protein, which produces MSTIAIYSLKGGVGKTTLTVNLAWCSATLSARRTLLWDLDAQAASTFMLATGTAREAAQSVFLKDADASDLIRKTAIPRLDLIGADASLRGLDVLFHELDRKKRLQKLLTGLRKHYDRILLDCPPGLTETSDQVMRAADLIVVPVIPSPLSERAFAEVLRHLGAKANVLPVHSMVDRRRKLHAAALEAHPDWPVIPMASVIESMATRREPVGAFAGKSASGQAFAQLWQAIERRLAG; this is translated from the coding sequence GTGTCGACCATCGCGATCTACAGTCTCAAGGGTGGCGTTGGTAAAACCACGCTCACCGTAAATCTCGCGTGGTGTTCGGCAACGCTTTCGGCCCGGCGCACCTTGTTGTGGGATCTCGACGCACAGGCCGCCAGCACCTTCATGCTCGCAACCGGAACTGCTCGCGAAGCGGCGCAATCGGTGTTCCTCAAGGATGCCGATGCAAGCGACCTGATCCGCAAGACCGCCATTCCCCGCCTCGACCTGATCGGCGCCGACGCGTCGCTGCGCGGACTCGACGTGCTGTTCCACGAACTCGACCGCAAGAAGCGGCTGCAGAAGCTTCTGACGGGCTTGCGAAAACACTATGATCGCATCCTGCTCGATTGCCCGCCTGGGCTGACCGAGACGAGCGATCAGGTGATGCGCGCCGCCGACCTGATCGTTGTGCCGGTGATCCCCTCGCCGCTGTCCGAACGCGCCTTCGCCGAAGTGCTCAGGCACCTCGGCGCCAAGGCCAACGTGCTGCCGGTACATTCGATGGTCGATCGCCGCCGCAAGCTCCATGCCGCCGCGCTCGAAGCGCATCCCGACTGGCCGGTGATCCCGATGGCGAGCGTGATCGAATCGATGGCCACGCGGCGCGAACCCGTCGGTGCGTTCGCGGGGAAATCCGCGAGCGGACAGGCCTTCGCGCAGCTCTGGCAGGCGATCGAGCGCCGCCTCGCCGGATGA